The nucleotide sequence AGTTCTCGGCCGCAGGGTGATTGCCCCTCCCCGGTACGGCCACAGATTCCGCGACTGTCATCGGCCGGTGCATGACTCACGGTTCGTCCCTGCGGGGGATTCCCGTAGAAATTCGTGCACATGAGTGGCTCAAGTCGTCGCGCGGGCAGCAGGCTTGGGGGGACCGCGCGAGCCGCTACGGACATCAGCTTCCCAGCGCGTCGGACCTCGGTCGGTGGCACGCACGCGCGCTGTTGATGCGGCGGCGCCGACTGCCTCGATTTCCATCTCCTCTCCCGAGACCACCGGTGGTACACGTTGACCCTTGACCCGCGCTCCGCAGAACACGCGTGCGCAGCCGACCGTCTGCGCAACGAACTCGTGGAGCACCTGAAAGCGTCCGGCGCCGTTCGGACGCTGGAGGTGGAACAGGCCCTTCGCACGGTCGCGCGCCACGTCTTCGTGCCGGACGCGACGTTGGAGGAGGCGTACGCGGATGACGTGGTCGCCGCCAAACGCGACGAGGACGGTCGGCTGACGAGTTCCGCGTCTCAACCCGGGATCGTCGCCGCGATGCTGGAGCGGGCGGCGGTCCGGCCTGGTCAGGCGGTGCTGGAGATCGGCACGGCCACCGGCTACAACGCAGCATTGCTGGCCGAGTTGGGCGCGCAAGTGACGTCCGTCGAGTACGACGCGGACTTGGTAGCTACTGCCGAGCAGGCGCTGAAAGCCACTGGGTACGGCGCGGTGTCCGTGGTGGCCGGGGACGGCGAGTTCGGGGTTCCGGACGCTGCGCTGTTCGACACGGTGATCGTGACGGTGCAGGCCGCGGACATTCCGGCCGCATGGTTCGACCAATTGCGCGTCGGCGGGCGGCTGGTGGTTCCCCTGCGGATGCGGGGGCTGCCGCGCGTCGTCACGTTCGTTCGCGAGCTGCACCGCTTCAGTAGTGAGGCGATCGACCCGGGCGGGTTCGTCGCGATGCAGGGCGCCGGGGCCTGGGCACAGACCGTCGTGGAGTTGGGCGACGGGCTACGGCTGTACGTGGACGAAGACCAGCCGGTGGACGCGGCGGCATTGGCCGCGGCGCGCGGCGACACCACGGTGTGGAGCGGGGTGGTGCTGCGCAGCGGTGAACGGGCCCTGCCGCTCTTGGACTTGTTTCTCGCTACGACGGTGCCGGCCTGCGGTCGCATGGCGGCGCCGGACGCGTTGCCCGGGTCCAGCGCGGCGACCTGGGGGCCCGGCGGGTACGCGTACACGGTGATCCGTCCGGCCGTGGACGGGCACGAGGTGGGGGTGCGGATCGTCGGCGGCACCGTGCACGCGGAAGTGTTCGCCGCGGCCATCCGCCTGTGGGATCGGGAGTATCGCGGCGGCCCGCCCCCGGTGCTGTGTGCCTACCCGCACGCCGGAGCCCCCGACGGGCCCGGGGTTCCGGTTGACAAGCGGCACGTGCGGATCGTCGCCGACTGGTAGCGGCGCCGCGTCATCGATCTCCCCCGGCGACCCCGGGGGCGGCTTCGACAGAGGGGAAACGACCCATGAATGCCCTGGACTGCACGGCACTGGACCACGCGTTCGACCTGGACCCGCGCACCGACATGACGGCCCTGGCCACATGCGGCGACTCCGCCGACGACACCTCCAACGGCTGCGGAGAGTCCCCGACCGCCGGGCCGACCAGCGGCTGCGCCGCCCCCGAGAACGCCCGGCATTTCGGCGTGAACTGCGCCCGATAGCCGTCCACGCACCGACCGTCCAGTACTGCTTGCGCCCTCGCGCACCCTGTCCACGGTGCGCGGGGGCGCCGGTCGTCCCCATCACCTTCGCTCCGTCGTGTCTCCCCCGGAGGGCTTTGCCATGCCGCGCCGCGTGTTCACCCACCAGGCCACCGCGATGGCCCGCGTCCCCCTGCGGCCGTATACGGAACAGGACCCGCCTGCCGCCCCGGGGTTGTTGCAGGAGGCGGTGTTCCTGGCGTCCCGGTCCGCCGATGCCCAGGCAGCGGTGAACCCGCCCGCGCTGCGCGCGTACGACATCCGCTCGCGGTGCCGCAGCACCCCTCACGGGGTGTTCGCCGGTGTCGGGACGGCGACGTTCGGACACGGGGAACGCCTGGAACTGGGCACCGAGCACCGCGCGGTCACGTTGCCCAGTCCGCGCTGGCTTGCGGCTGTGGCCGCACTGCTGCTGGCAGAGGCGCACGTGCTGGACGCCGTCACCTTCACCACCAACAACCTCGCCGCCCGGCACGGCGACCGCTGGGAGGCCGAGCACCCCCACCCGGTGCTCCGGGAGGTCGGCCGCAGCAGTGTCCGCGCCACGTTCGTGGCGACCTGGCTCATGGAGGCGTGCGCCCACGGAGTCCGTGGCGCGGATCTGCCCGGCCGGTTCGCCACCGCGTTCCCGCGGGCCGCCGACGCTGCCGACCGCGTGCCGACCGCCGCCCGGCAACTGGCCGAGCAGGGACTGCTGTTGACCGACCTGGTGCCGGATGATCCACGCGACCACCCGCTCACCCGGCTCCTGTCGCGAGCCCCAGCCCACTGGCCCCACCGGGACCGCGTGGCGGCGCTGCGCGCCTTGCTGGCCGACGCGGACACCCACTCGCCCGGGGCACCGGAACGGCTGAGCCTGCTGCGGCGGGCGCGCGAGCACGCGGACGCGGTGGTGACCGTGGACCGGCCGCTGACGGCGGACACGCTGGCGGACCTGACGACGACACTTCCGAACTGGGTGGGCCGCCAAGCCGCGCAGGCGGCGGATGTGCTGTGGCGCATCGGCCATCTGGCCGAGCCTGCCGCGCCGTTCCACCGGCGTTTCCTCGACCGCTACGGGCCGTTTCGCATGGTGCCGCTGCTGGAGGCGATCGACCCGGCCGCCGGTATCGGCCCGCCGGACGAGAACGATGCCATCGGGGCACGCAACGATCTGGACGCGCGCCGCGCCCGCGTGCTGGCCGCGCTGCTCGCACAATCGGCAGGGCTGACCGAGGTGGAGGTGCACGAGGACCTGATCGCAGCACTCGACCACGGCGACCGCGCCCGCGTGCCGCGCTCGGCGGAGATCCACGTGCGCGTGCACCGCGAAGCCGGGCGCCTGACGGTGGCGGTGCAGCCGGACGGCGGCTCACAGGCCGCGGGCTCGGCGGCAGGCCGTTTCGCCTGCTGGCAACCGGAGTTGCGCCCGGCCGCCCCAACCGCGGAGGCTGTCGTGGCGGAGATCGTGTGCCGTCCACTGGCAACCAGCGCCGCCGGACTGGCGGTGGACAGCGGCAGCGCCCCGACCCGCATCGCGCTGGGCGTACCGCCCCGCCCTGGCGACCTGACCCCGGACGATCTCCTCCTTGTCTCCGACGGCACCAGGCTCACGGTGCGCTCCCGGACGCTCGGCCGCCCGGTGGAACCAGTGCTCTTCAGCCGCCTCGCCCCGGAACTGCTGCCGACGGCCGCCCGCACACTCTTCCTGCTCGGCCACGGCGGGGAACGCCCGTGGCACACCTGGTCCTGGGGCCCCGCCGGAAACGCCCCGTTCACCCCCAGAGTCCGCTACCGCGACATCACCCTCGCACCCGCCCGATGGCGGATCCCGCACCCGCTTGTCGAGCACGCCGCCCGTCCCGTTTCTTGGGAGAAGACGCTCCACATGTGGCGCAGCGACACCCGCCCCGCCCTGCCGGACATCGTCGCTGTCGAAGAGCAGGACCGCCTGCTACCGCTGGACCTGCGCGACGAGACCGACCGGGAACTCCTACGCCGCCGCGTCCTCAAAGGCGCCCGAACCGTCATCGAGGAACGCGGCGGCCCCGCCGTCAGCGGCCCCGACAGCGACCACGTCCTGGACCTGGTGGTGCTATTGGACCGCTCAGCCGCAGCGCCCCGCCGCGAACCGACACCGCGTGCCGCCGAACGTTCCGGGGCCGGGCTGTTCCTGCCGGGCAGCGAATGGCTGGCGCTGCATCTCCCCGTCCCCACCCACCGCCAGGACGACGTGCTGCGCGAACTCGCTTCATTGTTGCGGGAGATGCACTCCGGGACCGGACGCCACGCGTTCTGGCTCCGCTACCAGACCCCGGCCGCGGGCCCTCACCTGCGCATCCGCCTGCACGGCGCACCGGAACACCTCACCAACGTGCTTCCCCGGATATCCGCGTGGTGCGCGCAGTTACACACGGCCCGCGTCGCAGGCCCGGTCACCGTGCACCCCTACGAACGCGAGACCGAACGCTACGGCGGACCGGGCGCCATCACAGCCGCCGAAGAGTTCTTCGCCGCCGACAGCACCCTCGTCCTCGACAGCCTCACCCTTGACGCGGACGAACGCACACTCGCCGCAGCCCACCACAGCGCGGCCATCGCCCGACACGCACCCAACCCGGCCAAGGCCCTGAACGGCGGCACACTCACCCGCGCCGACCGCGCGCTGCGCAGCGCGCTCAAGACACACCTGAACGGCCACCAGCCGCCCGCCGCCGACGCGTGGCAGGACGCGTTGGCGGCCTACCACGCAGTCGTACCTGCCGAGTTCGCCGACGCGTGCGCCTCCGACTTGATCCACATGCACTGCAACCGCGCCTTCGGGCCGACCCGCGAACCCGTCGTGCGGGCCCTGGCCCGAGACCTCGTCCGCTACGTCCCTCCCATGGCACAGGACAGGACGCGCGAGGATGGCTGACGCAGACGAGGCAGCGCTACTGGTCGCGGACCGCCTCCGCGATCCAGGCGTGGTGGTCGCAGCCACCGCTTCACCCGGATCGCTCGCGAGCGGACTGGCCGGCACCGCGCTTCTCCATGCCTGCCTCGCCCGACACCACGCCCGCTTCGCCGAAGCCGCCCGCGAGCACTGGCGGGTCGCCGCCCAACACCCGACCGCCCCGGACGGC is from Yinghuangia sp. ASG 101 and encodes:
- the fxlM gene encoding methyltransferase, FxLD system, translated to MTLDPRSAEHACAADRLRNELVEHLKASGAVRTLEVEQALRTVARHVFVPDATLEEAYADDVVAAKRDEDGRLTSSASQPGIVAAMLERAAVRPGQAVLEIGTATGYNAALLAELGAQVTSVEYDADLVATAEQALKATGYGAVSVVAGDGEFGVPDAALFDTVIVTVQAADIPAAWFDQLRVGGRLVVPLRMRGLPRVVTFVRELHRFSSEAIDPGGFVAMQGAGAWAQTVVELGDGLRLYVDEDQPVDAAALAAARGDTTVWSGVVLRSGERALPLLDLFLATTVPACGRMAAPDALPGSSAATWGPGGYAYTVIRPAVDGHEVGVRIVGGTVHAEVFAAAIRLWDREYRGGPPPVLCAYPHAGAPDGPGVPVDKRHVRIVADW
- a CDS encoding lantibiotic dehydratase produces the protein MPRRVFTHQATAMARVPLRPYTEQDPPAAPGLLQEAVFLASRSADAQAAVNPPALRAYDIRSRCRSTPHGVFAGVGTATFGHGERLELGTEHRAVTLPSPRWLAAVAALLLAEAHVLDAVTFTTNNLAARHGDRWEAEHPHPVLREVGRSSVRATFVATWLMEACAHGVRGADLPGRFATAFPRAADAADRVPTAARQLAEQGLLLTDLVPDDPRDHPLTRLLSRAPAHWPHRDRVAALRALLADADTHSPGAPERLSLLRRAREHADAVVTVDRPLTADTLADLTTTLPNWVGRQAAQAADVLWRIGHLAEPAAPFHRRFLDRYGPFRMVPLLEAIDPAAGIGPPDENDAIGARNDLDARRARVLAALLAQSAGLTEVEVHEDLIAALDHGDRARVPRSAEIHVRVHREAGRLTVAVQPDGGSQAAGSAAGRFACWQPELRPAAPTAEAVVAEIVCRPLATSAAGLAVDSGSAPTRIALGVPPRPGDLTPDDLLLVSDGTRLTVRSRTLGRPVEPVLFSRLAPELLPTAARTLFLLGHGGERPWHTWSWGPAGNAPFTPRVRYRDITLAPARWRIPHPLVEHAARPVSWEKTLHMWRSDTRPALPDIVAVEEQDRLLPLDLRDETDRELLRRRVLKGARTVIEERGGPAVSGPDSDHVLDLVVLLDRSAAAPRREPTPRAAERSGAGLFLPGSEWLALHLPVPTHRQDDVLRELASLLREMHSGTGRHAFWLRYQTPAAGPHLRIRLHGAPEHLTNVLPRISAWCAQLHTARVAGPVTVHPYERETERYGGPGAITAAEEFFAADSTLVLDSLTLDADERTLAAAHHSAAIARHAPNPAKALNGGTLTRADRALRSALKTHLNGHQPPAADAWQDALAAYHAVVPAEFADACASDLIHMHCNRAFGPTREPVVRALARDLVRYVPPMAQDRTREDG